The Candidatus Aquicultor sp. genome contains a region encoding:
- a CDS encoding DUF3887 domain-containing protein: MKNRFVALLLTILLAFTAIPAHAFAPPATTARHLPLLALSTPAYFAATDTSTPAPSTDEFVTLAQRFVTKFSSGDYAGAEAMFDGTMKATIPESALKSAWDEIVARYGAFKKQIGASITKVMGYDSVRVRCEFAKGSFDMLLVFSSDKLIAGMQFVPVQSPVAYKAPSYAKTKSFTEKAVIVGKGKWALHGTLTMPKGKGPFPAVVLVHGSGANDRDETIGPNKVFKDVAWGLASQGIAVLRYEKRNKEHAAEFAKIRNYSVKAETTDDAVLAFNVLRSAKGVNKKRVFILGHSLGGVLAPRIAKATPKSKGMIIMAGPTRPLEDIVLDQYKYMFSLTGTETAQQQEQLNIIKQSIARIKSKTLTIKTPASELLGLPASYWLDLRGYNAAKLAAQLHKPMLVLQGQRDYQVRMADFKGWQKYLSRDKRVTFKTYPKLNHLFMEGVGAPNPDEYMKESHIPVYVINDMARWIKKH; the protein is encoded by the coding sequence ATGAAGAATCGTTTTGTTGCATTACTATTAACCATCCTACTAGCTTTTACCGCCATACCGGCGCACGCATTTGCGCCGCCTGCTACGACAGCGCGTCATCTACCTCTTTTAGCGCTTTCGACGCCCGCCTACTTCGCTGCCACCGATACTTCTACGCCGGCTCCTTCAACTGACGAATTTGTAACGCTGGCGCAGAGGTTTGTTACTAAGTTTTCATCAGGCGATTATGCCGGTGCCGAGGCAATGTTCGACGGCACGATGAAGGCGACGATACCGGAAAGCGCGCTCAAGTCGGCGTGGGATGAAATAGTCGCGCGCTATGGGGCATTTAAGAAGCAAATCGGTGCGAGCATTACAAAGGTGATGGGCTACGACTCGGTTCGTGTCAGATGCGAGTTTGCAAAAGGCTCCTTTGACATGCTGCTCGTGTTCAGCAGCGACAAGCTTATCGCCGGGATGCAGTTCGTGCCGGTCCAAAGCCCGGTAGCCTACAAAGCCCCCTCCTATGCAAAGACCAAATCATTTACAGAGAAAGCGGTTATTGTTGGCAAAGGCAAGTGGGCGTTGCACGGTACGCTGACGATGCCGAAAGGCAAAGGCCCGTTCCCGGCCGTCGTTCTCGTACACGGTTCGGGTGCGAACGACAGGGATGAGACCATCGGCCCCAACAAAGTATTCAAGGATGTAGCCTGGGGTTTGGCTTCACAAGGCATCGCAGTGCTCCGCTACGAGAAACGCAACAAAGAACATGCGGCAGAGTTCGCAAAGATAAGAAACTACTCGGTTAAGGCCGAGACCACGGACGATGCTGTGCTGGCTTTCAACGTGCTTCGCAGCGCGAAAGGCGTTAACAAAAAACGCGTCTTTATATTGGGGCACAGCCTCGGCGGGGTGCTTGCGCCAAGAATCGCCAAGGCAACACCGAAGTCCAAGGGCATGATTATCATGGCTGGGCCGACCCGTCCACTCGAGGATATTGTGCTCGACCAGTACAAGTACATGTTCTCGCTGACCGGCACGGAGACGGCGCAGCAGCAAGAGCAGCTCAATATCATCAAGCAGAGTATTGCACGAATCAAGAGCAAAACGCTTACCATCAAGACACCGGCAAGCGAGCTTTTGGGCTTGCCTGCAAGCTACTGGCTCGACCTCCGGGGATACAATGCGGCAAAACTGGCGGCACAGCTTCATAAGCCGATGCTAGTTCTGCAAGGCCAGAGAGATTACCAGGTCAGAATGGCCGATTTCAAGGGATGGCAGAAATACCTTTCGCGCGATAAACGAGTGACATTCAAAACATATCCGAAGCTAAATCACCTGTTCATGGAAGGCGTTGGGGCGCCAAATCCGGACGAGTATATGAAGGAATCACATATCCCCGTCTATGTGATAAATGATATGGCTAGGTGGATTAAAAAGCATTAG
- a CDS encoding polysaccharide deacetylase family protein, with protein MRNCFSALFKNTRNQRKPYYLSLLVAASLMILAGASSAYTGGQTIVTLGFDDGLNQSAAPPILDAHNMKGTFYINSAAIGWSAYFSKNDLLNMQAKGHEIGGHTVDHLNLTGLSNDEMVHQISDDRQVLQSMGFNVTSFSYPYGAYNDTAKAIVQQSGYTSARTVSGLGSYNSTYAEAIKPRDPYATRACESITRTTSLDTIKSYITSAEQNGGGWVQLIFHRVNADTSKDVYTVTPETLNSLLDWLQPRSSQGTIVRTAADVISGSIPTPPVPPAQNLIQNPSLEAAGNSIPTGWQLSGYGTSTYKWVRTNDAHTGSWAEKLTISKLTDGDRKLATSQQNNVSAPVATPGRNYDVSGWYKSNQPVRLVVYYKNSSGAWVWWAQSSLFPASSRWTQAKWTTPAVPSGAVAISAAMSLNVVGTVTMDDFALYLN; from the coding sequence ATGAGGAATTGTTTTTCAGCTCTCTTTAAAAATACGCGCAACCAACGAAAACCGTATTATTTGTCGTTGCTTGTTGCAGCGTCATTGATGATACTTGCGGGCGCATCATCGGCGTATACCGGGGGCCAAACAATCGTAACTCTAGGGTTCGACGATGGGCTAAATCAATCCGCCGCACCACCCATTCTTGACGCCCACAATATGAAGGGCACTTTCTACATTAATAGCGCCGCTATCGGTTGGAGCGCATATTTCTCGAAGAATGATCTGCTCAACATGCAGGCGAAAGGCCACGAGATCGGCGGCCATACGGTTGACCATCTGAATCTTACCGGTTTAAGCAACGATGAGATGGTGCATCAGATTAGCGATGACCGGCAGGTCTTGCAGTCCATGGGTTTTAATGTGACCAGCTTTTCCTATCCCTATGGCGCTTATAACGACACCGCTAAAGCTATTGTGCAACAGAGCGGGTACACATCCGCTAGAACTGTTAGCGGACTTGGCAGCTACAATAGCACCTATGCCGAGGCCATCAAACCGCGCGACCCATATGCCACGCGGGCTTGTGAATCTATTACGAGAACCACTTCGCTGGATACCATTAAAAGCTACATCACGAGCGCCGAGCAGAATGGGGGAGGTTGGGTTCAGCTTATCTTTCACAGAGTTAATGCCGACACCTCTAAGGATGTCTACACCGTTACCCCCGAAACGCTCAATAGCTTATTGGATTGGCTCCAGCCGCGAAGCAGCCAGGGCACGATCGTAAGAACTGCGGCCGACGTTATCTCCGGCAGTATTCCTACCCCGCCGGTTCCACCAGCCCAGAATCTCATACAGAATCCCTCATTGGAAGCCGCCGGCAACAGCATCCCGACCGGCTGGCAGCTCAGCGGCTACGGCACCAGCACCTACAAGTGGGTTCGCACTAATGATGCGCATACCGGCAGTTGGGCGGAAAAACTCACGATTAGTAAACTAACAGATGGTGATCGCAAGCTGGCAACGAGTCAACAAAACAACGTTTCCGCACCGGTCGCGACCCCGGGTCGTAATTATGATGTGAGCGGCTGGTATAAGTCGAATCAACCGGTACGTTTAGTTGTTTACTACAAAAACAGCAGCGGTGCATGGGTGTGGTGGGCGCAAAGCAGTCTCTTCCCGGCTTCATCAAGATGGACTCAAGCGAAATGGACCACTCCGGCTGTTCCGTCCGGCGCGGTTGCGATTAGTGCGGCAATGTCGCTTAACGTGGTCGGTACTGTAACTATGGATGATTTCGCGCTTTATCTGAATTAG
- a CDS encoding peptidylprolyl isomerase, which translates to MKRYYVLFVVLAVALVGAVSLAGCSSGKVETSAVDSFSNSSDTTVDTASQADATSSTEVPTTEAATPSTTVTPAKAAGPRVVIETNKGKIVFDMRPDKAPETVANFVKLANKGFYNGTKWHRVEPGFVIQGGDPLSKDSLPQNDGTGGPGYTIKAEFNDLQHLTGTVAMARSQDPDSAGSQFYICLGPQPNLDGQYTVFGQVVEGMDVVNSIQVGDVMNKVYIEKAK; encoded by the coding sequence TTGAAACGTTACTATGTGCTCTTTGTAGTTTTGGCGGTCGCGCTTGTCGGTGCAGTTTCTCTGGCCGGATGTTCATCAGGCAAAGTCGAAACATCGGCGGTAGATAGCTTCAGCAACAGCTCAGATACTACGGTCGATACTGCAAGCCAAGCAGATGCAACCTCATCGACGGAAGTTCCGACGACAGAAGCGGCCACACCGTCGACTACTGTAACGCCTGCCAAAGCAGCTGGCCCCCGTGTGGTTATCGAGACCAACAAAGGCAAGATCGTATTCGATATGCGCCCCGACAAAGCGCCTGAGACCGTTGCAAATTTCGTGAAGTTGGCGAACAAAGGCTTCTACAACGGTACCAAGTGGCACCGTGTCGAGCCGGGCTTCGTTATCCAGGGCGGCGATCCGCTCAGCAAGGACAGCCTGCCGCAAAACGACGGCACGGGCGGCCCCGGATACACGATCAAGGCAGAGTTCAACGACCTGCAACACCTTACGGGCACAGTCGCAATGGCCCGGTCACAAGACCCGGATAGCGCCGGCAGCCAGTTCTATATCTGCCTGGGGCCACAGCCTAACCTTGACGGGCAATACACCGTATTCGGCCAGGTAGTCGAGGGCATGGACGTTGTAAACAGTATTCAGGTCGGCGACGTGATGAACAAGGTTTACATCGAGAAAGCTAAGTAG